One genomic window of Glycine max cultivar Williams 82 chromosome 16, Glycine_max_v4.0, whole genome shotgun sequence includes the following:
- the LOC100305455 gene encoding TIR-NBS-LRR type disease resistance protein isoform X1 — MTSSSTSIKKDVFISFRGPDVRKGLLSHLKKELCRRQIEACVDEILDRGDEISSSLLRAIEESQILLVIFSKDYASSQWCLEELAKMIECLERNKQILVPVFFNVDPSDVRQQHGEYGDALAKHEEKLKENMFKVQSWRSALKKAANLSGFHYPGNFDDESDLVDKIVEDISEKLSKSSPSESNGLVGNDQNIVQIQSLLLKESNEVIFVGIWGMGGIGKTTIAHAMYDKYSPQYEGCCFLNVREEVEQRGLSHLQEKLISELLEGEGLHTSGTSKARFFDSAGRKMGRKKVLVVLDDVNTSEQLKYLVGKPICFGPGSRVLITSRDKRVLTSGGVYQIHKVKEMDPRDSLKLFCLNAFNESHPKMGYEKLSEEVVKIAQGNPLALKVLGADFHSRSMDTWECALSKIKKYPNEEIQSVLRFSYDGLHEVEKKAFLDIAFFFEEDDKDYVTRKLDAWGFHGASGVEVLQQKALITISDNRIQMHDLIREMGCEIVRQESIICPRRRSRLRDNEEVSNVLRQNLGTDEVEAMQIDVSGIKNLPLKLGTFKKMPRLRFLKFYLPLHAELSLLQSHDGPIWSPEKQDELLLSAGCKQLMRVASEIHIKCLHYLLIDDCSDPSLLDELTSTEMSMLQNIAQDAGVEIILNSSIGQLSSLECSDVVDQQFKNLPNELLCLRCTYYLKLSKSRQQDIGKPKLHILFDSLRYYQRISVSQLYKPVVVFPPKSRAEMWLKGAKKEVKGFVVATFYIHLYTVLFFLSPSTFSITIFTQTITLSFLLFCCILLSFFTTRGGIKFMQE, encoded by the exons ATGACATCCTCATCTACTAGTATAAAAAAAGATGTCTTCATCAGCTTTAGAGGCCCAGATGTTAGGAAAGGTCTACTTAGCCATTTGAAAAAAGAATTGTGTCGCAGGCAGATTGAAGCCTGTGTGGATGAGATACTTGACAGAGGAGATGAAATATCATCCTCACTTCTCAGGGCAATTGAAGAATCACAAATTTTATTGGTCATATTCTCAAAAGACTATGCTTCATCGCAGTGGTGCTTGGAGGAGCTTGCCAAAATGATTGAATGCTTGGAAAGAAACAAACAGATTCTTGTACCTGTTTTTTTTAACGTAGATCCATCAGATGTGCGGCAGCAACACGGAGAATATGGTGATGCTTTAGCTAAACATGAAGAAAAACTCAAGGAAAACATGTTCAAGGTACAAAGTTGGAGATCTGCTTTGAAAAAGGCTGCTAATTTATCAGGGTTTCATTATCCAGGAAATTTTGA TGATGAATCTGATCTTGTCGATAAAATCGTAGAAGATATTTCGGAAAAGTTGAGCAAGTCTAGCCCAAGTGAGTCGAATGGTCTGGTTGGAAATGATCAAAACATTGTGCAGATTCAATCCTTATTGCTAAAGGAATCAAATGAAGTAATTTTTGTTGGAATTTGGGGCATGGGTGGCATAGGTAAGACAACCATTGCCCATGCTATGTATGATAAATATTCTCCTCAATATGAGGGTTGCTGCTTCTTGAATGTAAGAGAAGAAGTGGAACAGCGTGGACTGAGTCATTTGCAAGAGAAACTTATATCTGAACTATTGGAGGGAGAAGGTCTCCATACAAGTGGCACAAGCAAAGCAAGATTCTTCGATTCTGCTGGGAGAAAGATGGGTCGGAAAAAAGTTCTCGTTGTGCTTGATGATGTGAATACTTCGGAACAATTGAAATATCTGGTTGGCAAACCAATTTGCTTTGGTCCAGGGAGTAGAGTGCTGATAACAAGTAGAGATAAGCGTGTGCTTACTAGCGGAGGAGTTTATCAAATTCACAAGGTCAAGGAAATGGACCCTAGAGATTCCCTCAAACTTTTCTGCTTAAATGCCTTCAATGAAAGCCATCCCAAAATGGGTTATGAAAAGCTATCTGAAGAGGTAGTTAAAATTGCCCAGGGCAATCCATTAGCTTTAAAAGTTTTGGGTGCAGATTTCCATTCCAGAAGTATGGACACATGGGAGTGTGCCTTAAGCAAAATCAAGAAGTATCCAAATGAGGAAATTCAAAGTGTTTTAAGATTTAGTTATGATGGACTGCATGAAGTGGAGAAGAAGGCATTTCTAGATATTGCATTCTTTTTCGAAGAAGATGACAAAGACTATGTTACAAGGAAACTGGATGCTTGGGGTTTTCATGGAGCTAGTGGGGTGGAGGTTCTCCAGCAAAAGGCTCTGATCACAATATCAGATAATAGAATACAGATGCATGACTTGATACGAGAAATGGGTTGTGAAATAGTTCGTCAAGAATCTATTATATGTCCAAGAAGACGCAGCCGATTGAGGGATAATGAGGAAGTATCCAATGTATTGAGACAAAACCTG GGAACCGATGAGGTGGAGGCCATGCAAATAGATGTGTctggaattaaaaatttacctcTGAAATTGGGCACTTTTAAAAAGATGCCTCGTCTGAGATTTCTCAAATTTTATCTCCCATTGCATGCCGAGCTTTCCCTACTGCAAAGCCATGATGGACCTATTTGGTCTCCGGAGAAACAAGATGAGCTACTTTTATCTGCAGGGTGCAAACAACTCATGAGGGTTGCAAGTGAGATTCACATAAAATGTCTTCACTACCTTCTTATTGATGACTGCTCAGATCCTTCACTACTCGATGAACTAACATCAACTGAGATGAGCATGCTGCAAAACATAGCACAAGATGCTGGAGTGGAAATAATATTGAACTCATCCATTGGGCAACTCAGCAGTCTTGAATGCTCAGATGTGGTTGATCAACAATTTAAGAATCTTCCCAATGAGCTACTTTGCTTAAGATGTACATATTACCTTAAGCTTTCTAAGAGCAGGCAACAAGACATCGGGAAACCCAAGCTACATATTCTCTTTGATAGTTTAAGGTATTATCAACGAATATCTGTCAGTCAGTTGTATAAACCAGTTGTCGTATTTCCTCCGAAAAGTCGTGCAGAGATGTGGCTGAAAGGGGCTAAAAAGGAGGTAAAAGGATTTGTCGTTGCCACGTTCTACATACATCTTTACACTGTCCTTTTCTTCTTGTCTCCTTCTACCTTTTCCATCACCATATTTACTCAAACAATCACTTTGtcattccttcttttttgttgcattttacTCTCATTTTTCACAACCCGAGGAGGGATCAAGTTTATGCAAGAGTAA
- the LOC100305455 gene encoding TIR-NBS-LRR type disease resistance protein: MIECLERNKQILVPVFFNVDPSDVRQQHGEYGDALAKHEEKLKENMFKVQSWRSALKKAANLSGFHYPGNFDDESDLVDKIVEDISEKLSKSSPSESNGLVGNDQNIVQIQSLLLKESNEVIFVGIWGMGGIGKTTIAHAMYDKYSPQYEGCCFLNVREEVEQRGLSHLQEKLISELLEGEGLHTSGTSKARFFDSAGRKMGRKKVLVVLDDVNTSEQLKYLVGKPICFGPGSRVLITSRDKRVLTSGGVYQIHKVKEMDPRDSLKLFCLNAFNESHPKMGYEKLSEEVVKIAQGNPLALKVLGADFHSRSMDTWECALSKIKKYPNEEIQSVLRFSYDGLHEVEKKAFLDIAFFFEEDDKDYVTRKLDAWGFHGASGVEVLQQKALITISDNRIQMHDLIREMGCEIVRQESIICPRRRSRLRDNEEVSNVLRQNLGTDEVEAMQIDVSGIKNLPLKLGTFKKMPRLRFLKFYLPLHAELSLLQSHDGPIWSPEKQDELLLSAGCKQLMRVASEIHIKCLHYLLIDDCSDPSLLDELTSTEMSMLQNIAQDAGVEIILNSSIGQLSSLECSDVVDQQFKNLPNELLCLRCTYYLKLSKSRQQDIGKPKLHILFDSLRYYQRISVSQLYKPVVVFPPKSRAEMWLKGAKKEVKGFVVATFYIHLYTVLFFLSPSTFSITIFTQTITLSFLLFCCILLSFFTTRGGIKFMQE, from the exons ATGATTGAATGCTTGGAAAGAAACAAACAGATTCTTGTACCTGTTTTTTTTAACGTAGATCCATCAGATGTGCGGCAGCAACACGGAGAATATGGTGATGCTTTAGCTAAACATGAAGAAAAACTCAAGGAAAACATGTTCAAGGTACAAAGTTGGAGATCTGCTTTGAAAAAGGCTGCTAATTTATCAGGGTTTCATTATCCAGGAAATTTTGA TGATGAATCTGATCTTGTCGATAAAATCGTAGAAGATATTTCGGAAAAGTTGAGCAAGTCTAGCCCAAGTGAGTCGAATGGTCTGGTTGGAAATGATCAAAACATTGTGCAGATTCAATCCTTATTGCTAAAGGAATCAAATGAAGTAATTTTTGTTGGAATTTGGGGCATGGGTGGCATAGGTAAGACAACCATTGCCCATGCTATGTATGATAAATATTCTCCTCAATATGAGGGTTGCTGCTTCTTGAATGTAAGAGAAGAAGTGGAACAGCGTGGACTGAGTCATTTGCAAGAGAAACTTATATCTGAACTATTGGAGGGAGAAGGTCTCCATACAAGTGGCACAAGCAAAGCAAGATTCTTCGATTCTGCTGGGAGAAAGATGGGTCGGAAAAAAGTTCTCGTTGTGCTTGATGATGTGAATACTTCGGAACAATTGAAATATCTGGTTGGCAAACCAATTTGCTTTGGTCCAGGGAGTAGAGTGCTGATAACAAGTAGAGATAAGCGTGTGCTTACTAGCGGAGGAGTTTATCAAATTCACAAGGTCAAGGAAATGGACCCTAGAGATTCCCTCAAACTTTTCTGCTTAAATGCCTTCAATGAAAGCCATCCCAAAATGGGTTATGAAAAGCTATCTGAAGAGGTAGTTAAAATTGCCCAGGGCAATCCATTAGCTTTAAAAGTTTTGGGTGCAGATTTCCATTCCAGAAGTATGGACACATGGGAGTGTGCCTTAAGCAAAATCAAGAAGTATCCAAATGAGGAAATTCAAAGTGTTTTAAGATTTAGTTATGATGGACTGCATGAAGTGGAGAAGAAGGCATTTCTAGATATTGCATTCTTTTTCGAAGAAGATGACAAAGACTATGTTACAAGGAAACTGGATGCTTGGGGTTTTCATGGAGCTAGTGGGGTGGAGGTTCTCCAGCAAAAGGCTCTGATCACAATATCAGATAATAGAATACAGATGCATGACTTGATACGAGAAATGGGTTGTGAAATAGTTCGTCAAGAATCTATTATATGTCCAAGAAGACGCAGCCGATTGAGGGATAATGAGGAAGTATCCAATGTATTGAGACAAAACCTG GGAACCGATGAGGTGGAGGCCATGCAAATAGATGTGTctggaattaaaaatttacctcTGAAATTGGGCACTTTTAAAAAGATGCCTCGTCTGAGATTTCTCAAATTTTATCTCCCATTGCATGCCGAGCTTTCCCTACTGCAAAGCCATGATGGACCTATTTGGTCTCCGGAGAAACAAGATGAGCTACTTTTATCTGCAGGGTGCAAACAACTCATGAGGGTTGCAAGTGAGATTCACATAAAATGTCTTCACTACCTTCTTATTGATGACTGCTCAGATCCTTCACTACTCGATGAACTAACATCAACTGAGATGAGCATGCTGCAAAACATAGCACAAGATGCTGGAGTGGAAATAATATTGAACTCATCCATTGGGCAACTCAGCAGTCTTGAATGCTCAGATGTGGTTGATCAACAATTTAAGAATCTTCCCAATGAGCTACTTTGCTTAAGATGTACATATTACCTTAAGCTTTCTAAGAGCAGGCAACAAGACATCGGGAAACCCAAGCTACATATTCTCTTTGATAGTTTAAGGTATTATCAACGAATATCTGTCAGTCAGTTGTATAAACCAGTTGTCGTATTTCCTCCGAAAAGTCGTGCAGAGATGTGGCTGAAAGGGGCTAAAAAGGAGGTAAAAGGATTTGTCGTTGCCACGTTCTACATACATCTTTACACTGTCCTTTTCTTCTTGTCTCCTTCTACCTTTTCCATCACCATATTTACTCAAACAATCACTTTGtcattccttcttttttgttgcattttacTCTCATTTTTCACAACCCGAGGAGGGATCAAGTTTATGCAAGAGTAA
- the LOC100305455 gene encoding TIR-NBS-LRR type disease resistance protein isoform X2, which yields MKKNSRKTCSSDESDLVDKIVEDISEKLSKSSPSESNGLVGNDQNIVQIQSLLLKESNEVIFVGIWGMGGIGKTTIAHAMYDKYSPQYEGCCFLNVREEVEQRGLSHLQEKLISELLEGEGLHTSGTSKARFFDSAGRKMGRKKVLVVLDDVNTSEQLKYLVGKPICFGPGSRVLITSRDKRVLTSGGVYQIHKVKEMDPRDSLKLFCLNAFNESHPKMGYEKLSEEVVKIAQGNPLALKVLGADFHSRSMDTWECALSKIKKYPNEEIQSVLRFSYDGLHEVEKKAFLDIAFFFEEDDKDYVTRKLDAWGFHGASGVEVLQQKALITISDNRIQMHDLIREMGCEIVRQESIICPRRRSRLRDNEEVSNVLRQNLGTDEVEAMQIDVSGIKNLPLKLGTFKKMPRLRFLKFYLPLHAELSLLQSHDGPIWSPEKQDELLLSAGCKQLMRVASEIHIKCLHYLLIDDCSDPSLLDELTSTEMSMLQNIAQDAGVEIILNSSIGQLSSLECSDVVDQQFKNLPNELLCLRCTYYLKLSKSRQQDIGKPKLHILFDSLRYYQRISVSQLYKPVVVFPPKSRAEMWLKGAKKEVKGFVVATFYIHLYTVLFFLSPSTFSITIFTQTITLSFLLFCCILLSFFTTRGGIKFMQE from the exons ATGAAGAAAAACTCAAGGAAAACATGTTCAAG TGATGAATCTGATCTTGTCGATAAAATCGTAGAAGATATTTCGGAAAAGTTGAGCAAGTCTAGCCCAAGTGAGTCGAATGGTCTGGTTGGAAATGATCAAAACATTGTGCAGATTCAATCCTTATTGCTAAAGGAATCAAATGAAGTAATTTTTGTTGGAATTTGGGGCATGGGTGGCATAGGTAAGACAACCATTGCCCATGCTATGTATGATAAATATTCTCCTCAATATGAGGGTTGCTGCTTCTTGAATGTAAGAGAAGAAGTGGAACAGCGTGGACTGAGTCATTTGCAAGAGAAACTTATATCTGAACTATTGGAGGGAGAAGGTCTCCATACAAGTGGCACAAGCAAAGCAAGATTCTTCGATTCTGCTGGGAGAAAGATGGGTCGGAAAAAAGTTCTCGTTGTGCTTGATGATGTGAATACTTCGGAACAATTGAAATATCTGGTTGGCAAACCAATTTGCTTTGGTCCAGGGAGTAGAGTGCTGATAACAAGTAGAGATAAGCGTGTGCTTACTAGCGGAGGAGTTTATCAAATTCACAAGGTCAAGGAAATGGACCCTAGAGATTCCCTCAAACTTTTCTGCTTAAATGCCTTCAATGAAAGCCATCCCAAAATGGGTTATGAAAAGCTATCTGAAGAGGTAGTTAAAATTGCCCAGGGCAATCCATTAGCTTTAAAAGTTTTGGGTGCAGATTTCCATTCCAGAAGTATGGACACATGGGAGTGTGCCTTAAGCAAAATCAAGAAGTATCCAAATGAGGAAATTCAAAGTGTTTTAAGATTTAGTTATGATGGACTGCATGAAGTGGAGAAGAAGGCATTTCTAGATATTGCATTCTTTTTCGAAGAAGATGACAAAGACTATGTTACAAGGAAACTGGATGCTTGGGGTTTTCATGGAGCTAGTGGGGTGGAGGTTCTCCAGCAAAAGGCTCTGATCACAATATCAGATAATAGAATACAGATGCATGACTTGATACGAGAAATGGGTTGTGAAATAGTTCGTCAAGAATCTATTATATGTCCAAGAAGACGCAGCCGATTGAGGGATAATGAGGAAGTATCCAATGTATTGAGACAAAACCTG GGAACCGATGAGGTGGAGGCCATGCAAATAGATGTGTctggaattaaaaatttacctcTGAAATTGGGCACTTTTAAAAAGATGCCTCGTCTGAGATTTCTCAAATTTTATCTCCCATTGCATGCCGAGCTTTCCCTACTGCAAAGCCATGATGGACCTATTTGGTCTCCGGAGAAACAAGATGAGCTACTTTTATCTGCAGGGTGCAAACAACTCATGAGGGTTGCAAGTGAGATTCACATAAAATGTCTTCACTACCTTCTTATTGATGACTGCTCAGATCCTTCACTACTCGATGAACTAACATCAACTGAGATGAGCATGCTGCAAAACATAGCACAAGATGCTGGAGTGGAAATAATATTGAACTCATCCATTGGGCAACTCAGCAGTCTTGAATGCTCAGATGTGGTTGATCAACAATTTAAGAATCTTCCCAATGAGCTACTTTGCTTAAGATGTACATATTACCTTAAGCTTTCTAAGAGCAGGCAACAAGACATCGGGAAACCCAAGCTACATATTCTCTTTGATAGTTTAAGGTATTATCAACGAATATCTGTCAGTCAGTTGTATAAACCAGTTGTCGTATTTCCTCCGAAAAGTCGTGCAGAGATGTGGCTGAAAGGGGCTAAAAAGGAGGTAAAAGGATTTGTCGTTGCCACGTTCTACATACATCTTTACACTGTCCTTTTCTTCTTGTCTCCTTCTACCTTTTCCATCACCATATTTACTCAAACAATCACTTTGtcattccttcttttttgttgcattttacTCTCATTTTTCACAACCCGAGGAGGGATCAAGTTTATGCAAGAGTAA